A stretch of Bradyrhizobium sp. CCBAU 53338 DNA encodes these proteins:
- the trbL gene encoding P-type conjugative transfer protein TrbL yields the protein MADLSVIDRFTETFSRYIDSGFGLLSGDVSFLSSTLIGIDLTLAGLAWAMRADDHIMVTLAKKVLYVGAFAFIIGNFKSLADVVFASFSSIGLKASGGSLSAADLARPGFVASAGFAAAHPLLEETGQFSGFDVLTNLPTILILLFCWILIVLAFFVLSVQLFVTLIEFKLTTLASFILVPFALWGKTSFLAEKTLGNVVASGVKVMVLAIIIGIGSTIFGQLASTLTRPVDIVSAMSLLLAALSLFGLGIFGPGIAAGLVSGAPQLGAGAAAGTVAGAAAIAIGGGAVAAGGLRLAAGGSMTAVRSAASLTGASSAAGTPARAATVDQLSSAGAGGATNGAAASGAGRAAASSGRGHAREAAQVAAHTLKEGDKGGHSSGPKLGEE from the coding sequence ATGGCTGATCTTTCCGTCATTGACCGCTTTACCGAGACCTTCTCGCGCTACATCGACTCCGGGTTTGGTCTTCTATCCGGCGATGTTTCCTTCTTGAGTTCAACGCTGATCGGCATCGACCTGACGCTCGCCGGACTTGCCTGGGCTATGCGAGCCGACGACCACATCATGGTCACGCTCGCCAAGAAGGTGCTTTACGTCGGCGCCTTCGCGTTCATCATCGGCAACTTCAAGAGCCTTGCCGATGTCGTCTTCGCGTCCTTCTCCAGCATCGGGCTGAAGGCATCAGGCGGGAGCTTAAGCGCCGCTGACTTGGCGCGGCCAGGCTTTGTCGCTTCCGCCGGGTTTGCGGCCGCTCATCCGCTTCTGGAGGAGACCGGCCAATTCTCAGGCTTTGATGTCCTGACCAACCTCCCAACCATCCTGATCCTGCTGTTCTGCTGGATCCTGATCGTGCTCGCCTTCTTTGTCCTCTCGGTTCAGCTCTTCGTCACGCTGATCGAATTCAAGCTCACAACGCTTGCGAGCTTCATCCTCGTACCGTTCGCTCTGTGGGGAAAGACCTCGTTCCTGGCGGAAAAGACACTCGGCAATGTGGTCGCGTCGGGGGTGAAGGTGATGGTTCTCGCGATCATCATCGGCATTGGCTCGACCATCTTCGGCCAGCTCGCGAGCACGCTGACCCGGCCGGTCGATATCGTGTCGGCCATGAGCTTGTTGCTGGCGGCCCTTTCGCTGTTTGGCCTTGGCATCTTCGGACCGGGGATCGCAGCGGGATTGGTCTCGGGTGCGCCCCAGTTAGGCGCCGGTGCAGCCGCCGGAACGGTGGCGGGCGCGGCGGCAATCGCGATCGGCGGTGGAGCGGTTGCCGCGGGCGGACTGCGCCTTGCGGCAGGCGGTTCAATGACTGCGGTTCGCTCCGCAGCATCGCTTACCGGGGCGTCTTCGGCCGCGGGTACGCCAGCTCGGGCCGCAACCGTGGATCAGCTCTCTAGCGCGGGCGCTGGCGGTGCAACGAACGGCGCGGCTGCTTCAGGCGCGGGTCGTGCGGCTGCATCGTCTGGCCGGGGACACGCAAGGGAAGCAGCGCAGGTTGCTGCTCACACCCTGAAGGAAGGCGACAAGGGCGGGCATTCTTCGGGTCCGAAGTTGGGGGAGGAATAG